GCCGGGAATGAGGTGCGAGCCCATCTCGAGCGCGAACACCGGCGCGGACAGCACCGCGGCGATCGCGAGATCGCGGCGTAGCTCCGTCGTTTCGGCGTCGCGCCGCTCGGCGGCGCTGTCATCAGCCGTTGCGCCGGGGTCGACCACCGTGGCCTCGTAGCCGCTGTCCTTCACGGCTTGGATGAGCGCGGCCGTGTCGACGCCGGCGCCACGCTCGATACGGGCCCGCTCGGTTGCCAGGTTGACGGCGGCCGACACGACGCCGGGGACAGCCTTGAGCGCGCGTTCGACGCGTCCGACACAGGACGCGCAGGTCATGCCCTGAATGGCGAGCTCGACGGGAGCTGCCGCCGCGACGGTGTAGCCGGCATCCGCGATCGCCTTGACCAGGGCGCTGTGGTCGACCAGCCCCGCGAGACCGATCTCGGCGCGTTCGGTCGCCAGGTTGACATTGGCCCTGATCACGCCCGGCACGGCCTTGATGGCGCGCTCGACGCGTCCGACGCAGGACGCGCAGGTCATGCCTTCGATGGGCAGGCTGATGGTTGTTTGGTCGGCGCGAGCGGCGTGCGACGGGTTCATGGAATGCTCCTGGATTTAATGACTTCTTGGGGCTCGCCATACCAGATGGACCTTCCAATCATGGGAAGGTCAAGGGCGCGCAGTCGGCTTTTTTCAGCCCTTGACCTTGCCATGGTTGGACGCCCCACATCCCGAAGCGACCAGACAGCAAAAAGGAGGTCGCAGATGAAATTGCGTATCGAGAACATGACCTGTGGCGGCTGCGCGCGCAGCGTCACAAAGGCCATCCAGTCGGTTGATGCGAAGGCCGAGGTGGTCGCTGATGTCGTCAGCCGGACCGTCGAGATCCATTCGCCGAAATCCGCCGAAGCCTTTGTCCAGAGGCTGGCGACGGCCGGTTATGCCGCCGTCGAAATCGCCGGCGGCGCAGCCTGAAGGCCTCGCGGCCGATAAAAAACGGAGCGCCGCCGCGACCGGGTTCACGGTTGCGGCGGCGGTCAAGGTTCAATCGCTTCGAGGCCGGCCCTGGGCGGAACAATCGCCCGCCCCGCGCTGGATCGATTCCGCCAAGGGGGTCACGCCTTGACGTCGACGATCCCCATCATGCCAAGCTCCTCATGTTCGAGAATGTGGCAGTGATACATGCGCTGCCCCGGCAGGTCCTGCCGGATCAGCAGTCGCACCGTTTCGCCATGCGCCACGTTGACCGTATCTTTCCAGGCCCGGTAAGCGGGTTTGGTGACCCTGCCGTTGCGCTCCCGTTCGACCCATTGGAACTGTGTGCCGTGAACATGGAACGGGTGGTCCATGTCGGCCTGGTTGACGATTTCCCAGAGTTCGACCTCGCCGGCCTTGGCGACAATGTCGACGCGCTTCATGTCGAAGGCCGCGCCATTGATCAGAAACGCCATCGTCATGCCGCTTGCGTCCATCCCCATCGTCTCGGTGAGCACGAAGCGGCGCGTCTGCGCGGGGGCGCCGAGATCCTCGATCGTGCGCAGCCTGTCCGGCAAGGGCGGAGCCGGCTCGGCTGCCGCCTGCGCGACATTGACGGAGAGTAGCGACATCGAGGCATCGGCCGGCCGGTGAGGCCCCATCCAGCCCCGGTCGTAGTCGAGCGTGCGCAGGGTCGCCTTTCCGGCCTTGCCGAACGCGACGATCACATCGAGCCGCTCCGCCGGTGCAAGGAAAATCTCGTCCGCCGGGACGGGCTTCTCCAGCAGGCCGCCATCGGTTCCGATGACCGTGATCGCCGCGTCCTCGAACGACATCCGCAGGAAGCGCGCGTTGGTGGCGTTGAACAGGCGGAAGCGGCGTTTCGTGCCGCGCAAAACCGACAGGGACGGGTTCTTCTGGCCATTGACCAGGACATGGTCGCCGACACGGCCGTTCATCAGATCGACCATCGTGCTGTCAGGCATGGTCCCGTCGGCTGCGAGGCGCAGGTCGGTGAACACGAGCGGAGTGTCGCCATATGCGACGGGGATCGGATCGACCTTCGGCTTGACCAGGAAAATGCCGGCGAGCCCGCGATAGACCTGGCTGGCCGTCCGGCCATGGGGATGCGGGTGGTACCAGTAGGACCCGGCACTGCCTTCCGGAAGGCTGAAGCGGTAGGTCCGTTCCGCCCCTGATGCCACCGGGTCCATCGGATTGCCGTCCTGATCGGCAGGCACCGGCATGCCATGCCAGTGGATCGTGCTCTCTTCGCCGGGAATCCGGTTGGCGAAGATAATCTCGACCTGATCGCCCTCGGTGACCGCGATCAACGGGCCCGGGCTCAGGCCGTTATAGCCGAGCACCGGCGTGTCGAGGCCCGCGGCGAAGCGGACCTTCGCGGGCTGGGCGGTGAGCCTGGCTTTGAACACGCCCTTGGCTGCCGCCTGGTTCACGAGGCGCGGCAGCTCACGCAGCGGTGCGCCTTCCGGCAGCGCCACGGCGTTCGGGGCCGATATTGTATGGCCCCCATGGCCCCCATGCCCCCCATGGCCCCCATGGCCGCCCATGCCATGGCCGCCGGTCATGTTCATCTGGGCGGATGCGCGTGGGCTTGCGAAAATCGTTGCCACGCCCGCCGCGAGAAAGCTGCGTCGATGCATTTGTTCGTCTCCTGTCTCGGTTGTTCGCGGGCACGACCACGCGAGCGGTCAGTGCGCGGGCCGCCGTTTCGACGGCTTGAGCGGCCCGGCCGCATGGCCCTTCGAAAGCTCTTCGATGATCGGGCAGTGCGGGCGGTCGTCGCCCTGGCAATGTTCCGCCAGATGGCGCAGCGTTTTCGACATGTCGCGCAGCTCGCGCATCTTCCGCTCCAGTTCCGCGACATGCCCGAGCGCGATCTGCTTCACCTCGGCGCTGGCCCGCGAGCGGTCGCTCCAGAGCGCGAGAAGATGGCTCATCTGTTTGACCGAGAAGCCGAGGTCACGGGCGCGGCGAATGAAGCGGAGCGTGTGAACATCACTGTCCGAATAGACGCGATAACCGGATCCCGTGCGCGACACGTTGGCGACTAGGCCGATCGATTCGTAATAGCGGATCATCTTGGCCGAGACGCCGGAGGCCGCTGCAGCTTCGCCGATATTCATGCTTCGGTTCCTTGTGCCCGGGCGTGGTCCGGGGTCTGCCGGTCGCTGGCCGTCACCGGCATCCAACCGTGAACGGCGATCGCGAACGGAGATCTTGGTTGGCTCGTGGCCGTCATGGTCGTGCAACTCCCTTCCCGGGTGGTTGCCCCATTCCATAAAGGTTCCAATCATGGGAAGGTCAAGAGGGGCTGATCGGATGCCGCGAGCGGCATAGGCGGAACGGCCGGCGATGATCAGGTTTCGGTTGGGCAGAAAAAAAAGCCCCCGGAGAGATCCGGGGGCTTGGCGCCTGTCAAAGATGCGACGGCTGTTCGGTGATCGGCCGACCCGTATCAGATCGGCTCGCCGGCGCCGGTGCCGCGATGCGGGGTGGGGAAGCACCACTCGTCGCCGCGCGCGGTGTTGACATATTCCGGCCAGCGCAGGTCGACCGGCGGGTCGAAATCGGCCGGCAGCAGCGGGCCGACCCAGTCCTTGCCGCCCACCCCGCCGCCGGTGCGCTCGCGGAACTCGGCCTGGCACGCCGCCAGCGCACCGGGCTTGGTCGCGAGATCGACCATGGTCAGCGCCATGGTCTTGGCCGCGACGAACAGGCCGGGATCGACCGCCGCGGGCAGGCCGCCGAGCGCGTTATAGGCCCAGTTCGGATAGGCATAACCGGGCGACGGCGGCTGCAGCCGTGGCCGCGCGGCGAGCAGCCGCACAGTCGGGCAATGCCAGGAAAATTCGACATAGTCATCGGCGCTGAGATGGGTCTGCCAGCCGGCCAGCGTGCGTTTCAACCCGGCATCGTTGTCCTCCGGCGTGGTCAGCGTCGTCACGCTCTTGATGAACGGGTTGGCCATCGGTTCCAGGCCGAGGTTTTTCTGGATCTCGCGGCCGAAGGCCAGCGCCTTTTCGTCATAGATCGGGGCGCCGACCGCCTGCAGATTGGCCCAGGTCAGGTCGGTCAGCGCGGTGTTCGGCAAGCCGACGCGCGTCTTGGTCACCCAGCGCACGAAGGCGCGGCAACCGGTCGCCATGGCCGCCGATTTGGCGTTTCGGGCGAGCACGCGCCAGATCTGCTCCTGGATCGCCAGCGACGACGAGCGCCAGGAATATTGGATCTGGCTGAAACGCGGCGGCAGGTTGTCCGAGGTCGCACCGGCATCGCCCAGGACGAATTCGTTGAGCGTCCACGATCCGCTATGCGGGAACATGGCCTCCTTGGTGTATTTCGTCGTGGTGTACATGAGGCATAGGGCGTCGAGCGCGCCAGGCGCGCGGGCGACCGCATGGGCCGTCTGGGACGGCATCAGCGAGGGATCGACCCAGTTCTCGGGATCGTCGGCCTCGAAGGTGATGACCGCGCTCCAATAGGCGCCGAAATGGATATCGCCAGTGACCGTATTGCTCGGCCAGGGATGCCACACGACGGCGGCGTCGAGGTCATCGTAATAGCCCTTGGCGGCGTGGATCGGCTTCGAGCCGCAGACCTTTTCGGCCGGCTCGCCGAACAGCTTCAGCGTGGCGGCCACGCCATGCTGCTCAAAGGCGGCTTTGGTCGCGAGCATGGCGGTCAGCGAGGCCGTGCCGAGCACCGAATGCGGATCGGTATGGCCGGCGGCATAGGGGTGGACGCCTTCGCGCGGCGCCTCGCGCGGCACCACCTGCTGCGAATTGCCGGGCACCGCGTCATATTCCGAGAAGCCGGCGAGCACCGGCCCGCTCTTGCCCCAGCGGGCCGCAAACGCCGTGGGCATGTCGCCGGAGCCTGCTTCGACGCTGAAGCCTTCCTCGCCGAGTATCGCGACATAGGCATCCAGCGAGCGATATTCACGCCAGGCCGGCTCGGCGAAAGCCCAGATCCGCTCGTTGAATGCGGACAGGCGCGGTTCATTGCGCGCGATCCAGTCCAGCGCGGATTGGCGAATGGTGTTCGATGCGGTCATGCGAAGTCTCCGTTGTCTGCATTTCGGCGCCCCCGCCTGGGGCGGGGTGCGCCGGTCGTCTCGGGTGTTGGAAGAGGGGTGCCGCCGGGACCTCGTCAGGCGCGCCTGACGTTCCAGAAGGTTGCGAAGCCGTCGAGCACGCCGGTGATGGACTTGCGGAAAGCGGTCGGCTGGAGGTACTGGCCGAGCGGGTAGTAGGGCACGTCCTTGACCGCCTCCAGCTGGATGTCGCGGCAGATGGCAGCCTGGGCCGCCTCGTCCGCGGTCTCGAACCATGACGCGCGCAAGCCGTTGATCCGCTCGTTCTGCGACCAGCCGGCATAGGTGCCGTCGGCGCGCAGCGCCATGTGCACGGCCGGGTTCAGCCAGTCCATGCCGGCCCAGTTGGTGACGAAAGCGCTCCAGCCGCCGTCCGAGACCGGGCCACGGCGGTTGCGCCGCTGCAGCATGGCGTTGAACTCGACGACATAGACCTCGACGTCCATGCCGACGCGCTTCAGCATGTCGGCGGCCACCGCCCCGATGGCGGCGAGCGCGCCGGCATTGGAGGCCATGATGACGACCTTCTCGCCCCTGTAGCCGGCGGTTCTAAGCTCGTCCTTCACCTGCTCGATCCGGCGCGGCCCGGCGAGCATGTCCAGTCCGGCGGTCGAGGCCATGGGCGTGCCGGGGCAGAAGAAGCCGAGCGGCACGTTGTAGAGGCTCCGGTCATCGGTGCCGACCACGGCCTCCATATAGTCGTTCTGGGCAAGCGCGCCCCACAGCGCGCGCCGGATCGCCGGATTGTCGAAGGGCGGGTGCAGATGGTTCATCCGCATCATGCAGACGAAACCGGTGGGGTCGAGCACCCGGGTCGTCACCTGCCGCGCCGCTTTCAGCATCGGCAGGTGGTCGTGATAGGCATATTCCTGCCAGTGCTGCGCGCCCGACATCAGCGCTGCAGTGGCGGTCGAGGCATCGGGGATCGAATTCCATTCGACCCGGTCGAAATGCACCACCTTCGGACCGGAGGTCCAGCCGAGCTCGCCATCGCTGCGCGGCACGTAGCGCTCGAATTTGGTGAAGACATTGATCGAGCCGGGCGCGCGCTCGTCCAGCTTGAAGCGGAACGGGCCGCTGCCGATGATCTCCGGCACCGGCTTGGAGACATCGGTCATGGCAAGCCGTTCCGGCATCATCACGCAGACCGGCACCGAGGCCTTGCCGAGCGCGATGGGCAGGAGCGGGAAGGGGCGTTTCAGCCGGAACCGAATGGTCCGGTCGTCGGGCGCCGAAAGCTCCTCGGTCGCGTCGATCAGCGACGCGCCGAACGTATCGCGCTGGGCCCAGCGCTTGATGCTGGCCACGCAGTCGCGCGCCAGGACCCGTTCGCCGTCGTGCCAGAACAGGTTGTCGCGCAGCGTCAGGTCCCAGCGCTTGCCGTCAGCCTCGACGCGATGGCCATCGACCATTTGCGGCGTGGCCTGGTAGCGCGAATTCATGCCGTAGAGCGTGTCATAGACCATGTAGGCGTAGTTGCGGGTGATATAGCCGGTGGTCAGGATCGGATCGAGCGTGATCAGGTCCTGCTGCGGGGTGAAGCGCAGCGTGGTCTCGGCCGCCGCACGCACCCGCGCGGGGACGGCAAGTGATGCCGCGGCAATGCCGGCCGTGTGCAGGAACTCCCGCCGTCTCATGGGTCTCTCCATCAGCTCTTGGATTGTGCCGTGTGGCTGGCCGGTGCGTCCGGCCGAGGCGAGACGCGCTTCGCGAGGCGCGGCCTTGCCGCGGCGGAGCCGGACCGTCTCGTCGTTCCGGACCGTCGGGCGCTCTAGCAAGCGCGACCACCATGCCAGCTCTCCGTCATTGCCGTCCCGACGCCGAGCGATCGCGCAACGTGGGAATCAGGCGAACCGCGTCGCGCGCCATGAGCAAAGGCCGGTTCCGGCGAGACCAGTGGGGGCCGGAACGACCATCGGGCATGGTTCATCGACGACGATGCGCGAGCCAGCGTCGACTGCCGGACACGAAAACACCACTGCCGACATTGCGGGGTAGCAATTCATTCTCGCAAAGCGCGCGGAACGGCACGCGCCGATGCGGCCACTTCGGCGCCCGTCAGACGCCGAGATAGCGATGCGCGAGGGCGGCATCCCGGTTGAGGTCCCCTGGCGTTCCCGACCAGACGACGCGGCCTTTCTCGACGATGTGATGGCGGTCGACGAGCGTCGCCATCTCGGCCAGGTTCTTGTCGATGACCAGGATCGTCTGGCCCGCGGCCTTGAGCTCGTGCAGGCAGCGCCAGATCTCCGCGCGGATCAGCGGCGCGAGGCCCTCGGTTGCCTCGTCGAGAATGAGGAAGCGGGGATTGGTCAACAGCGCCCGGCCAATGGCCAGCATCTGTTGTTCGCCGCCGGACAGGGTCCGCGCCGATTGCCGGCGGCGTTCGCCGAGCCGGGGAAACAGCGCGACCACCCGCTCCAGGTTCCACTGCGCGCCGGGCCGCGGCCGGGCGGTCGCGACCAGGTTTTCTTCGACCGTCAGCGAGGCGAAGATGCGCCGGCCTTCGGGGACCAGGCCGAGGCCGAGCCGCGCGATGACATTCGGCGCCAGTCCGGCGATGGCCCGCCCGTCGAAGCTGATCCGGCCGCCGCGTGGCCTGGTCATGCCCATGATCGCCCGCACCGTGGTGGTCTTGCCCATGCCGTTGCGCCCGATCAACGAGATCACCTCGCCGGCGCGTGCTTCGAAGCTGAGGCCGAACAGCACCCGGCTCTGGGCATAACCGGCTTCGAGCCCGTCGACGGTCAGCATGCCGGTTCCTCTCCGAGATAGGCGGCGCGGACATCAGGATGGTCGCGTACCGCGTCGACCGTACCGGTGAAGATGATCCGTCCATAGACCAGGACACTGACGCGGTCGGCGAGCGCAAAAACCGCGTCCATGTCATGTTCGACCAGCAGAATGGCGTAGTGGCGCTTGAGGCTGCCGAGCAGCCGGGTCAGGGCCGCCGATTCCTCCGGTCCCATTCCGGCCATCGGCTCGTCGAGCAGCAGCAGCCTGGGCTGGCGCGCCAGCGCCACGGCGATTTCGAGCTGCCGGCGCTCGCCATGGCCGAGCGTCGCGACGCGCCGGTCTTCGCGATCGGCCAGCCCGACCCGGTCGAGCCAGTCGCGCGCGGCCTGCCGGTTCGCGCCGTTCCGGCGGGGATTGGACAGCATGTCGAAAGAGCCGCCGTGCCGGGCCTCGATCGACAGCAGGACGTTCTCGAGCGCGGAAAAGTCCGGGCATAGCTGGGTGAGCTGAAACGAGCGTCCGAGCCCCAGCCGCGCGCGGGCATGGGCGGGCAGGGTGGTGATGTCGCGCCCGTCGAAGCGGATGCGGCCGGCATCGGCGGCGAGCTCGCCGCAGATCTGGGTGATCAGGGTGGACTTGCCGGCGCCGTTCGGGCCGATCAGGGCGTGGAGCTCGCCGGGGCGCACGTCCAGGGTCACGTCATCGGTCGCGACCAGGGCGCCGAACGCCTTGCGCAGGCCGGTGATCGCCAGCACCGGGGCTGCCGTGACGGCTGCGTCAGGGTCAGTCATGGCGGCGTCCGAACAGGCGGCCGGCCAGTCCCTGCTGGCCGAACAACGCGATGAGGGTCAGCACCGGGCCCATCACGATCATCCAATGCTCGCTCCAGCTCGACAGCAATTGCTCCAGCGTGATGAAGGCGGCGGTGCCGAGGATCGGGCCGAACAGGGTTCCGAGCCCGCCCAGGACGACGATCGCCATGAACTCGCCGGATTTGGTCCAGGCCGCCATGTCGGGCGTGACGAAGCGGGCGTAATTGGCCCACAGGACGCCGGCGAGGCCGGTGCCGACCGCCGAGATGACGAAAGCCGTGAGCCGGAACGGAAACGGCCGGATGCCCAGGTTGACCGCGCGCCGCTCGCTCTGGCGCAAGGCCTGAAGGATCAGGCCGAAGCGCGAATTGACGATCGACAGGCAAATCAGTGTCCAGGCGACGAGCAGGGCCAGGCACAGGAAGTAGAAGGTCTGCGGCCGCGCCAGGTCGATGAACGGCATGTCGTTGCGCCGGTCGAGCATCAGGCCGTCGTCGCCGCCATAACTCTGCAGCGAGACGAGGACGAAGAACACCATTTGCGCGAAGGCGAGCGTGATCATGATGAACTGGACGCCGCTGGTTCTCAGCGCCAGCGCGCCGACGGCGGCGGCCAGCAGGGCGCAGCCGAGCAGCGCCAGCGGCCAGACCACCAGGGCGGCATTGCTGCCCGACCAGCCGAAGATCGGGCCGCCGCCGAAGGTGTGATGGGCGATGATGCCGACGGTATAGCCGCCGAGGCCGAAGAACATGGCATGGCCGAAACTGACCAGGGCGCCGTAGCCGATGATCAGGTCGAGGCTGACCGCCGCGATGGCATAGATCAGGATCCGGTTGGTCAGGCCGAGCAGCGCCGTCGAACCGGTCGCTTCGGCGGTGAACGGCATGGCCGCCAGGATCGCCAGCCCCAGGACAATGGCTGCAAGTCGGAATTTGGCACGCATGTCGTCAGGCCCGGGCCGGCAGCAGGCCAAGCGGCCTGACGAGCAGGACGGCGGCCATCAGGACATAGATGCTGGCCGAGACGAGGCCGGCGCTGAGCGTGTCGGCGACCGAGGCCGGCAGCAGCCCCTGCAGGACCTGCGGCAGGTAGGCGCGGCCGAGGCTGTCGACCATTCCGACCAGCAGCGCTCCGACCAGGGCGCCGCGGACCGATCCGACGCCGCCGATGACGATGACGACGAAGGTGGTGATCAGCACGCGCTCGCCCATGCCGATCTCGATCGCCAGCAGGGGCGCCGCCATCACGCCGGCCAGGCCGCAAAGCAGCCCGCCCAGCCCGAAGACCAGCGTATAGAGGCGGCGGATGTCGACGCCGAGCGCATCGACCATCTCGCGGTCGTCGGCGCCGGCGCGGATCAGCATGCCGATGCGGGTATGGTTGACCAGCAGCCACAGTCCGACGGCGACCAGCGCGCCGACGCCGATAAAGGCCAGGCGCATCACCGGGTAATCGAGCCCGGGCAGGATGGCGACGGAGCCCTGCAGCAGGGGCGGGATGTCGAGCAGCGGCGGCCGGCGGCCGAAGATCATGCTCACCGCCTCGTTGGTGAACAGGATCAGGCCGAGCGTCGCCAGCACCTGGTAGAGATGGTCGCGGCGATAGAGCCATTGCACGACCGCCACTTCAACCATGACGGCATAGAGCCCGGCACCGGCGAGCGCCGCCAGGATGCCGACCAGGAACGACCCCGTGCTCATCACCGCGAAGGCCGCGCAATAGGCGCCGACCATGTAGAAGCAGCCATGGGTCAGGTTGATGACGCCCATGATCCCGAAGATCAGCGTCAGTCCCGACGCCAGCATGAACAGCATGGCGCCATATTGCAGCCCGTTGAGAATCTGCTCGACGAATAGAAGCATCCCGGCGCGTCCCGCTCAGTCGCAAGCCATGGGCCGCGGCCGAGGCCGCGGCGGCCAGGCTCAGTTCATCGTGCATTTCGAGACATAGGCGTCGCCCCGGTCGGAGGCGATCTTGCGGACGATGTTCTGGACGATCTCGCCCGCGCCGTTCTTCTCGAACCTGGTCAGGTAATAGTCCTGAACCGGGTGCTGGTTCGGCCCGAACGCGAACTTGCCGCGCACCGACACGAATTTCGCCGCCCGCAGCGCATTGCGGAACTGGTCCTGCTTGCGCAGGTCACCGTTGACCGCCTCGAGCGCGCTGCCGATCAGGCGCGCCGTGTCGTAGGATTGCTGGGCATAGGTCGTCGGGGTGCGGGAATAGGCCTTCCTGAAGGCTGTCACGAAGGCCACCGAGGCAGGGTTGTCGACCTCGCTCGTCCAGATGGCGGAGGCATAGATGCCATTGGCCGCGTCGCCGGTCGCCGCCACCATGCGCGCATCCATCGAAAAGCTCGGGATCAGCATCGGCACGGTTCGGCCAAGACCGGCATTGGCATATTGTTTGGCGAAATTGATGCCGGCGCCGCCCGGATGAAACTGATAGATCGCGTCCGGCGCCAGCGCGCGCACACGGGCGAGCTCCACCGAGAAGTCGGTCTGGTCGAGCTTGGTGTAGATCTCGCCTGCGACCGTGCCTTTATAGGTACGCTTGAAGCCTTCCAGTGCATCGCGGCCGGCCTGATAATTCGGCGCGAGCAGGACGACCTTCTTGTAGGCGAGTTCGTCGGCGGCGAGCCCGGACGCCTCGTGAAACGCATCGTTCTGATAGGACGTCACGAAATAGTTGGGATGGCAGCGTTCGCCGGCGAAGGTGGACGGGCCGGGGTTGAGACTGACATAGGTGCCGCCGGAGGCGAGCACGCTCGGCACGACGGCGGCCAGCACGTTCGAGAAATTCACGCCGGTAAACAGCCTGATGCCGCCTTGGACCATCCGGTCCGCCGCCTGCTTGGCATTGGCGGGCTTCAGGGCGTCGTCTTCGATATCGAGCCGGACCGGCACGCCGCCGAGTTTTCCGCCGCCCTCGGCGATCGCCAGGTTGAAGGCGTCGCGCTCATCCTCGCCGATATAGCCGGCCGGGGTCGACAGGGTGGTGATGAAGCCGATCGTCACGGTTTCGGGCTGGATCGGGTTCGACCAGGCCCTGGAGGCGGCCAGCGATCCCGTCGTCAGCAATCCCGCCACGACGGCGCGGCGACTTGAAGCAGTTGTGGTCATTGTTCCCTGTCCCTTCCCTGGGGGTTGTGCATGACTTGGCGTCGGTCTCGTGTTGATCTTGGCCGGTGTCAGGCCGCCACCACGGGGTGGCGGATCCGTCCGATCCCGTCGACGCCGGCCTCGACCACGTCGCCCGGCCAGAGCCACTCCTGGGGCGTGCGGCCGGCGCCGACACCTTCAGGCGTTCCGGTCGCGATGATGTCGCCGGGTTCGAGGGTGATCGCGGCGCTGATGTCGGCGATCAGGGTCGGGATCTTGAACAGCATGTGACGCGTGTTCGAGCGCTGCTTCGTGTGGCCGTTGACCGTCAGCCACAGGCCGAGGTCATGCGGATCGCCGAGCGCGTCGGCGGTGACGATGCAGGGGCCGAAGGGTGCGTAGGTGTCCTGGCCCTTGGAATAGATCCACTGGCCGGCGCGCCGGTTGTCGCGCGCGCTGATATCGATCAGCACGCTGTAGCCGAAGACGAAGGACAGCGCCTCGGCCTCGGAAACGCGGCGGGCGGTGCGCCCCATCACCACCGCGAGTTCGACCTCCCAGTCGAGCTGCTGGGTGATGTTGGCATTGTGCTCGATGGCTTCGCCCGGGCCAATCACGCTGGTCGGGGGTTTTGAGAAGATGACCGGCTGTTTCGGCAGGTCCTTGGCCGTGTCGAGCGTTCGCGCGGACTCGGCGACATGTTCGACATAGTTGAGGCCGATGCCGAAAATATTCTTGCGTGGCCGGGGGATCGGCGCCAGCAATTTGACGTTGGCGAGCGGCACGGCCGTGCCGGCCGGCCAATGGTCGCGATGGTCGTCCAGGGCGGCGCGAAGCTCGGCGATGGCCGCCGGGCCGAGGTCGATGAAATCGAGCATGGCGGCCGGCAGCGACCGTGCCGCCTTGGCGCCGATCTTTTCGACGTCGACCACCAGGTCGCCGTCGATGACACCGAGGCGTGCGGCGGATTCGATGGTGCTGCGATAGGTTACGAGATGCATGGTCGCCGTCCTCAGGCCGAAACCGGCTGCTGGCCGTCAGCCTCGCCGAAGGCCTCTTCGCGATAGAGGCCGAGCGAGCGCATCACCGGCAGGTCGTTGAAGGTGAAGAGGCAGGCGTCCTCGCTGTCCGAGGCATTGGCGTGCTCATGCCAGGCCCAGGCGGGCAGGCAGAAGATGTCGCGTTCCCTCCAGTCGAAGCGCTTGCCGTTGATGATGGAATGGCCGCGGCCCTTGGCGACCTGGTAGATGAAGCTGCCGGTGTGCCGGTGCGCCTTGGTGTGCTCGCCGGCGCGCAGCAACTGCATCGACGCGCCGATCGTCTGCATCACCGGCCCGCCGGTTGCCGGGTTGACGTAGTTCATCAGGATGCCGTCGAAAGCCGAGCCGTCGGTGACCTTGCCGTAGCGTTGCAGCGCTTCGTAGGTTGGACCCCATTCGTATTTCAGCAGCGGCGAATAGCCCTTGGCCCAGTCGCCGGCGGCCGGCCGCAGGCCCGGATGGCCCCAGGTGCCGGTGACGTCATCGACCGGATGGCCCACCGCCTGCTGCAGGTCGGGATGCACGGCGTAGAAATTCGCCTCGAGCGCGTTGACCAGCGGAATGTCCAGCCCATCCTGCCAGATGCAGGGCGTGCCGTCGGAGGCGACGCCGTGTTCGTGCCAGGTGCCGTTGGGGGTCAGCACGAAGTCGTTGGCGCCCAGCGTCATCTTGTGGCCGTCGACGATCGTGTAGGCGCCCGAACCCTCCATGATGAAGCGCAGCGCCGAGGCGGAATGCGCATGGGCCGATGCGACCTCGCCCGGATGCATGACCTGCAGGCCGGAATAGAGCCAGCCGACCGCCGCCGCGACATCGCGCCGGCCGGGATTGTTGAGATAGATCACCCGCCGGCCCGCCTTTTCGGCGGTGACCAGATCGACCGAGCGCAACACGTGCTCACGCAGGTCCTGGTAGCGCCACAGCACCGGAACCGACGAGGACTTGGGCTGCCAGGGCTCGATCTTGTTGGCGACGGTCCAGAGGGCGCCCGCCTCCAGCCGCTCCAGTTGATCGTAATAGGCCAGCAGCTCCGGCGTATCCTCGACATTCGCCCGCCCGGCGACGTCCTCGCGGTGGTTCTCTCTGGCATTGGCCATGGCTGCCTCCTGTCACGGTGAGTGGCGTTTATATGACATGACATATTTTCGAAAGAAAGTGCTTTTTGCGGTAGAATGCATTCTCGTGTAAGCCG
This portion of the Phreatobacter stygius genome encodes:
- a CDS encoding cupin domain-containing protein is translated as MANARENHREDVAGRANVEDTPELLAYYDQLERLEAGALWTVANKIEPWQPKSSSVPVLWRYQDLREHVLRSVDLVTAEKAGRRVIYLNNPGRRDVAAAVGWLYSGLQVMHPGEVASAHAHSASALRFIMEGSGAYTIVDGHKMTLGANDFVLTPNGTWHEHGVASDGTPCIWQDGLDIPLVNALEANFYAVHPDLQQAVGHPVDDVTGTWGHPGLRPAAGDWAKGYSPLLKYEWGPTYEALQRYGKVTDGSAFDGILMNYVNPATGGPVMQTIGASMQLLRAGEHTKAHRHTGSFIYQVAKGRGHSIINGKRFDWRERDIFCLPAWAWHEHANASDSEDACLFTFNDLPVMRSLGLYREEAFGEADGQQPVSA